In a genomic window of Bradyrhizobium ontarionense:
- a CDS encoding NfeD family protein — translation MSDMFVTLGTWNWLIFGVLLMALELLAPGIFLFWLGLAALLVGLISFAFAPGWQLQILLFALFAIAAVPIWRRLARASAAPSRDNPFLNRRAAGLVGREFTLEKPIIDGNGTVRIDDTVWRVAGPDAPAGSRVRIVQADGAHLTVAAA, via the coding sequence ATGAGCGACATGTTCGTCACGCTCGGCACCTGGAACTGGCTGATCTTCGGCGTCCTGCTGATGGCGCTGGAGCTGCTCGCGCCGGGCATCTTCCTGTTCTGGCTCGGGCTCGCCGCGCTGCTGGTCGGATTGATTTCGTTCGCGTTTGCGCCGGGATGGCAGCTGCAGATCCTGCTGTTCGCGCTGTTTGCGATTGCCGCCGTGCCGATCTGGCGCCGGCTCGCCCGCGCGAGCGCTGCGCCGAGCCGCGACAATCCCTTCCTCAACCGGCGTGCGGCAGGGCTCGTCGGCCGCGAGTTCACGCTCGAGAAGCCGATCATCGACGGCAACGGCACCGTGCGCATCGACGACACGGTGTGGCGCGTCGCCGGCCCCGATGCGCCCGCCGGTAGCCGCGTCCGCATCGTGCAGGCCGACGGCGCGCATCTCACGGTGGCGGCGGCGTAG
- the shc gene encoding squalene--hopene cyclase has product MTLNGPASARATTDPGNYDTALQSTVRAAADWLIANQKPDGHWVGRAESNACMEAQWCLALWFMGLEDHPLRKRLGQSLLDSQRPDGAWQVYFGAPNGDINATVEAYAALRSLGHRDDEPPVRRAREWIEAKGGLRNIRVFTRYWLALLGEWPWEKTPNIPPEVIWFPVWFPFSIYNFAQWARATLMPIAVLSARRPSRPLPPENRLDALFPRGRAAFDYELPVKASAGAWDKFFRGADKVLHALQNLGNRLNLGLFRPAATSRVLEWMIRHQDFDGAWGGIQPPWIYGLMALTAEGYPLNHPVVAKGLDALNDPGWRVDVGEATYIQATNSPVWDTILTLLAFEDAGVLGDHPEAVDKAVNWVLERQVRVPGDWSVKLPHVEPGGWAFEYANAFYPDTDDTAVALIALAPLRHDPKWQAKGIDEAIRLGVDWLIGMQSEGGGWGAFDKDNNQKILTKIPFCDYGEALDPPSVDVTAHVVEAFGKLGISRNHPSIVRALDYIRREQETSGPWFGRWGVNYVYGTGAVLPALAAIGEDMTQPYVGRACDWLVQQQQADGGWGESCASYMDISAVGRGTTTASQTAWALMALLAANRPDDKEAIERGCTWLVERQSAGTWDEPEFTGTGFPGYGVGQTIKLNDPALSERLMQGPELSRAFMLRYGMYRHYFPLMALGRALRPQGHG; this is encoded by the coding sequence ATGACGTTGAACGGCCCCGCCTCCGCGCGCGCCACGACCGACCCGGGCAATTACGACACGGCCCTGCAATCGACGGTGCGGGCGGCTGCGGACTGGCTGATCGCAAACCAGAAGCCGGACGGCCATTGGGTCGGACGGGCGGAGTCGAACGCCTGCATGGAGGCGCAGTGGTGCCTCGCGCTGTGGTTCATGGGGCTCGAGGACCATCCCTTGCGCAAGCGCCTCGGCCAGTCCCTGCTCGACAGCCAGCGGCCCGACGGCGCCTGGCAGGTCTATTTCGGCGCCCCCAATGGCGACATCAACGCGACCGTCGAGGCCTACGCCGCGCTGCGCTCGCTCGGCCATCGCGACGACGAGCCGCCCGTGCGCCGCGCCCGCGAATGGATCGAGGCCAAGGGTGGCCTGCGCAACATCCGCGTCTTCACCCGCTATTGGCTGGCCCTGCTCGGCGAATGGCCGTGGGAGAAGACGCCGAACATCCCGCCCGAGGTGATCTGGTTTCCGGTCTGGTTTCCGTTCTCGATCTACAATTTTGCGCAATGGGCCCGCGCCACGCTGATGCCGATCGCGGTGCTGTCGGCGCGGCGGCCGAGCCGGCCGCTGCCGCCCGAGAACCGGCTCGATGCGCTGTTCCCGCGCGGACGCGCCGCGTTCGACTACGAGCTGCCGGTGAAGGCCAGCGCCGGCGCCTGGGACAAGTTCTTCCGCGGCGCCGACAAGGTGCTGCACGCCCTGCAGAACCTTGGCAACCGGCTCAATCTCGGCCTGTTCCGTCCCGCCGCCACCAGCCGCGTGCTGGAATGGATGATCCGCCATCAGGATTTCGACGGCGCCTGGGGCGGCATCCAGCCGCCCTGGATCTACGGCCTGATGGCGCTCACCGCCGAGGGCTATCCGCTCAATCACCCCGTCGTCGCCAAGGGCCTCGACGCGCTGAACGATCCCGGCTGGCGGGTCGATGTCGGTGAGGCCACCTACATCCAGGCCACCAACAGCCCGGTGTGGGACACGATCCTGACCCTGCTCGCCTTCGAGGATGCCGGCGTGCTCGGTGATCATCCGGAAGCCGTCGACAAGGCCGTCAACTGGGTGCTGGAGCGCCAGGTGCGCGTGCCCGGCGACTGGTCGGTGAAGCTGCCGCACGTCGAGCCGGGCGGCTGGGCGTTCGAATACGCCAACGCCTTCTATCCCGACACCGACGACACCGCGGTGGCGCTGATCGCACTGGCGCCGCTGCGCCATGATCCCAAGTGGCAGGCGAAGGGGATCGACGAGGCCATTCGGCTGGGCGTCGACTGGCTGATCGGCATGCAGAGCGAAGGCGGCGGCTGGGGCGCCTTCGACAAGGACAATAACCAGAAGATCCTGACCAAGATTCCGTTCTGCGACTACGGCGAGGCGCTCGATCCGCCCTCGGTCGACGTCACCGCCCACGTCGTCGAAGCGTTCGGCAAGCTCGGCATCTCGCGCAACCATCCATCCATCGTGCGCGCACTCGACTACATCCGTCGCGAGCAGGAGACGAGCGGTCCGTGGTTCGGCCGCTGGGGCGTCAACTACGTCTACGGCACCGGCGCGGTGCTGCCGGCGCTGGCCGCGATCGGTGAGGACATGACCCAGCCCTATGTCGGCCGCGCCTGCGACTGGCTGGTTCAGCAGCAGCAGGCCGATGGCGGCTGGGGCGAGAGCTGCGCCTCCTACATGGACATCAGCGCGGTCGGCCGCGGCACCACCACGGCGTCGCAGACGGCGTGGGCGCTGATGGCGCTGCTCGCCGCCAACCGTCCTGATGACAAGGAGGCGATCGAGCGCGGCTGCACGTGGCTCGTCGAGCGCCAGTCGGCCGGCACCTGGGACGAGCCGGAGTTCACCGGCACCGGCTTTCCTGGTTACGGCGTCGGCCAGACCATCAAGCTCAACGATCCCGCGCTGTCGGAGCGGCTGATGCAGGGGCCGGAGCTGTCCCGCGCCTTCATGCTCCGCTACGGCATGTACCGCCATTACTTCCCGCTGATGGCGCTCGGCCGCGCGCTGCGGCCGCAGGGCCATGGCTAG
- a CDS encoding MAPEG family protein codes for MTIAELCIFASVMLYLLTIVPVKWISVGRAGRYDNARPRDPAFYDEGIRERALGAHQNGIEAFPFFAAAVLLAEFRTAPQNLINELSVLFLIVRTAYVLTYVGDRPSLRSILWVIGFLITVAIFFLPVLRNYLSL; via the coding sequence ATGACGATTGCCGAATTATGCATTTTCGCCAGCGTGATGCTGTACCTGCTAACGATCGTGCCGGTGAAATGGATCAGCGTCGGCCGGGCCGGGCGCTACGACAATGCCAGACCGCGTGATCCCGCCTTCTACGATGAAGGCATCCGCGAGCGGGCGTTGGGCGCCCATCAGAACGGCATCGAGGCCTTCCCGTTCTTTGCCGCGGCCGTGTTGCTGGCCGAGTTCCGCACGGCCCCGCAGAACCTGATCAACGAGCTGTCGGTGCTGTTCCTGATCGTGCGCACGGCCTACGTGCTCACCTATGTCGGCGACCGGCCGTCGCTGCGCTCGATCCTGTGGGTGATCGGCTTTCTGATCACGGTCGCGATCTTCTTCCTCCCAGTGCTCCGCAATTACCTGTCGCTTTGA
- a CDS encoding outer membrane beta-barrel protein, which translates to MGWRPDSGRAGRAIRRAMWRGASAACLLLGAIGTEAARSQTIDAFRPVRDGFLAPQESPLRRTAVSGLSDAAPTPGLPAAPAPISSAARRTQVPLPGVPAASGAADVGYDSLNRNRRKPKYYPAQARPKPPAGPGTPPAGELTGQLRPTLPPSASASRPPVAAAIAGTVPGQPPRKRLRIDDDPFGAVGDYAGPFLVKAAVELSAGYDSNPARLANARGMPVWMVAPEFLAVSNWERHAMVADLRGSFTGYGSTLPAIMDGGINSAPTTLDRPDFTGHVDGRLDVSRDTSVGAQLRLRAATDNPGSPSVQAGLARYPVYTTLGTTVGVDQRFNRLQLSAGATADRTSYQQSKLTDGTMTSNDDRNFNQYGGIGRASYEIMPGLKPFAEIQGDTRVHDEQFDRSRYQRDSSGGYAKAGTSFEFTRLLTGEVSIGYAARNYVDPRLNRLQGFLTTASLVWSATPLTTARFLSDTQLAETTVAGASGVLVRTYTVQVDHDFRRWLTGIGKFTFGTLDYQGYGRSDRTYSAEGNLVYKMTRNLWVKGSLRYDKLDSNITGAGSSGTVVMLGVRLQN; encoded by the coding sequence GTGGGGTGGAGGCCTGACAGCGGCCGCGCAGGACGCGCGATAAGGCGCGCGATGTGGCGCGGCGCCTCCGCCGCATGCCTGCTGCTCGGCGCTATCGGCACTGAGGCGGCCCGCTCCCAGACCATCGACGCATTCCGGCCGGTCCGCGACGGCTTCCTGGCGCCGCAGGAGTCCCCCTTGCGACGGACCGCGGTCAGCGGACTGTCCGATGCCGCTCCGACGCCCGGGCTGCCCGCTGCGCCTGCTCCGATCAGCTCAGCGGCGCGTCGCACGCAGGTGCCGCTGCCCGGCGTGCCCGCGGCCAGCGGCGCGGCCGACGTCGGCTATGATTCGCTGAACCGCAACCGCAGGAAGCCGAAATACTATCCTGCTCAGGCGCGGCCCAAGCCGCCGGCAGGACCGGGCACGCCGCCGGCGGGCGAACTCACAGGCCAGCTCCGCCCGACCTTGCCGCCCTCGGCGAGCGCCAGCAGGCCGCCGGTCGCGGCTGCGATCGCGGGGACCGTCCCCGGCCAGCCGCCGAGGAAGCGACTCAGGATCGACGACGACCCGTTCGGCGCCGTCGGTGACTATGCCGGCCCGTTCCTGGTCAAGGCCGCGGTCGAACTCTCGGCCGGCTATGACAGCAATCCGGCGCGCCTCGCCAACGCGCGCGGCATGCCGGTTTGGATGGTCGCGCCGGAATTCCTGGCGGTGTCGAACTGGGAGCGCCATGCCATGGTCGCCGACCTGCGCGGATCGTTCACCGGCTACGGCAGCACGCTGCCGGCCATCATGGACGGCGGCATCAATTCGGCGCCGACGACGCTCGACCGTCCCGATTTCACCGGCCATGTCGACGGCCGCCTCGACGTCAGCCGCGACACCTCGGTCGGCGCCCAGCTGCGGCTGCGCGCTGCGACCGACAATCCCGGCAGCCCCAGCGTGCAGGCCGGCCTCGCGCGCTATCCGGTCTACACAACGCTCGGCACCACCGTCGGCGTCGACCAGCGCTTCAACCGGCTGCAGCTGTCGGCCGGCGCCACCGCCGACCGCACCAGCTATCAGCAGAGCAAGCTGACCGACGGGACGATGACCTCGAACGACGACCGCAACTTCAACCAGTATGGCGGCATCGGTCGCGCGTCCTACGAGATCATGCCCGGCCTGAAGCCGTTCGCGGAGATCCAGGGCGACACCCGCGTGCACGATGAGCAGTTCGACCGCTCCCGTTATCAGCGCGATTCATCCGGCGGCTACGCCAAGGCCGGCACGTCGTTCGAGTTCACCCGGCTTTTGACCGGCGAAGTCTCGATCGGCTATGCCGCGCGCAATTATGTCGACCCGCGGCTGAACCGGCTGCAGGGCTTTCTGACCACGGCCTCCCTGGTGTGGTCGGCGACGCCGCTGACCACGGCCCGTTTCCTGTCCGACACGCAGCTTGCGGAGACCACCGTCGCCGGCGCCTCCGGCGTGCTGGTGCGCACCTACACGGTGCAGGTCGACCATGATTTCCGCCGCTGGCTGACCGGCATCGGCAAATTCACCTTCGGCACGCTCGACTATCAGGGCTATGGCCGCAGCGACCGCACCTATTCGGCGGAAGGCAACCTCGTCTACAAGATGACACGCAATCTCTGGGTCAAGGGCTCGCTGCGCTACGACAAGCTCGACTCGAACATCACCGGCGCCGGGTCGTCGGGCACGGTGGTGATGCTCGGGGTGAGGCTGCAAAATTAG
- a CDS encoding AraC family transcriptional regulator, with product MKAAALQDYHARMQRVLDHIDRHLDDDLDLDALSSIAAYSKYHFHRQFTATFGLSVHRYVQLARMKRASYRLAYEDAKSVTDIAMDAGYDAPDAFARAFRQRFRQSPSSFRKSPDWEPWLAAFGPLDDARSKLMQKTFTIDAVTIRDVPATPVAIMEHRGDPTTLGATIQRFIAWRKAAGLHPKTNPTFTVWRSERRPASPADYSVDLCVGTDRPIEADSEQIKAGVIPGGRCAVLRVVGHTDNLEPAALYLYRDWLPASGEETRDFPIYCQRLSFFPEVPEHETVADVFLPLK from the coding sequence ATGAAGGCAGCGGCGCTGCAAGACTACCATGCCCGGATGCAGCGGGTGCTGGATCACATCGACCGGCATCTGGACGACGATCTGGATCTGGACGCGCTGAGCAGCATCGCAGCCTACTCGAAGTATCATTTCCACCGGCAGTTCACGGCGACCTTCGGGCTGTCGGTGCATCGCTATGTCCAGCTCGCCCGCATGAAGCGCGCGTCATACCGGCTCGCCTACGAGGATGCCAAGAGCGTCACGGACATCGCGATGGACGCCGGCTACGACGCACCGGACGCCTTTGCTCGCGCCTTTCGGCAAAGGTTCAGGCAATCGCCGTCATCGTTCCGGAAATCTCCCGACTGGGAGCCGTGGCTTGCGGCCTTCGGGCCTCTCGACGACGCAAGGAGCAAGCTGATGCAGAAGACCTTTACGATTGACGCCGTGACGATTCGCGATGTGCCCGCCACGCCCGTGGCGATCATGGAGCATCGCGGCGACCCGACGACGCTCGGCGCCACCATCCAGCGCTTCATCGCATGGCGCAAGGCCGCCGGCCTGCACCCGAAGACAAATCCCACCTTTACTGTCTGGCGTTCCGAGCGGCGCCCTGCCTCGCCTGCCGACTACAGCGTGGACCTTTGCGTCGGGACCGATCGGCCGATCGAGGCGGACAGCGAGCAGATCAAGGCCGGCGTGATCCCAGGCGGACGATGCGCGGTGCTCCGCGTCGTCGGCCATACCGACAATCTGGAGCCCGCCGCGCTCTACCTCTATCGCGACTGGCTTCCGGCCAGCGGCGAGGAAACCCGCGACTTTCCGATCTATTGCCAGCGGCTGAGCTTCTTCCCGGAGGTGCCGGAGCACGAGACGGTCGCGGACGTGTTCCTGCCGCTGAAGTAG
- a CDS encoding SPFH domain-containing protein — MSGFDIFAIALVLLVIFTLYSGVKTVPQGFDWTVERFGKYTSTLSPGLNIIVPYFDRIGRKINMMEQVIDIPEQEVITKDNATVTVDGVAFYQVFDAAKASYEVSNLNQAIITLTMTNIRSVMGAMDLDQVLSHRDEINERLLRVVDAAVSPWGLKVNRIEIKDIVPPADLVEAMGRQMKAERVKRADILQAEGQRQSEILRAEGAKQSQILQAEGRRTSAFLDAEARERAAQAEAKATQMVSEAISQGDVAALNYFIADKYIKAFGQLAESPNQKVIMLPIEAMGMLGSLAGIGEIAKATFGESSASAVAAARRAGSVPSAGTPPVPPVPPRT, encoded by the coding sequence ATGAGCGGTTTCGACATTTTCGCCATTGCGCTGGTGCTGCTGGTCATCTTCACACTCTATTCCGGCGTGAAGACGGTGCCGCAGGGCTTCGACTGGACCGTCGAGCGGTTCGGCAAATACACCAGCACCTTGTCGCCGGGCCTGAACATCATCGTCCCCTATTTCGATCGCATCGGGCGCAAGATCAACATGATGGAGCAGGTGATCGACATCCCCGAGCAGGAGGTGATCACCAAGGACAACGCCACCGTCACGGTCGACGGCGTCGCCTTCTACCAGGTGTTCGACGCCGCCAAGGCGAGCTACGAGGTATCGAACCTCAACCAGGCGATCATCACCTTGACCATGACCAACATCCGCTCGGTGATGGGTGCGATGGACCTCGACCAGGTGTTGTCGCATCGCGACGAGATCAACGAGCGGCTGCTGCGCGTCGTCGACGCCGCGGTGTCGCCGTGGGGTCTCAAGGTCAACCGCATCGAGATCAAGGACATCGTGCCGCCGGCCGATCTGGTCGAGGCGATGGGCCGGCAGATGAAGGCCGAGCGCGTCAAGCGCGCCGACATCCTGCAGGCCGAAGGCCAGCGGCAGTCGGAGATCCTGCGTGCGGAAGGCGCCAAGCAGAGCCAGATCCTGCAGGCGGAAGGCCGCAGGACGTCCGCGTTCCTCGACGCCGAGGCGCGCGAGCGCGCCGCGCAGGCCGAGGCCAAGGCGACGCAGATGGTGTCGGAGGCGATCTCGCAAGGCGATGTCGCTGCGCTGAACTACTTCATCGCCGACAAATACATCAAGGCGTTCGGCCAGCTCGCCGAGTCGCCGAACCAGAAGGTCATCATGCTCCCTATCGAGGCGATGGGCATGCTCGGCTCGCTCGCCGGCATCGGCGAGATCGCCAAGGCGACCTTTGGCGAGAGCTCGGCGTCTGCTGTGGCGGCGGCACGCCGCGCCGGCTCGGTGCCGTCAGCGGGGACACCGCCGGTGCCGCCCGTACCGCCGCGGACGTGA
- a CDS encoding KpsF/GutQ family sugar-phosphate isomerase: MPRSKPLTEAPPANADIQSALRTLDAGSNGIAAIAAALRGPLGAAFAAAVELIRQAKGRAILTGLGKSGHVARKMAATLASTGTPAFFVHSAEAGHGDLGMITSDDVIIALSWSGEQPEMKTLVNYAKRFAIPLIAITSNAQSSLGQAARTVLELPKAREACPHNLAPTTSTLMQAAIGDALAIALLEGRGFTALEFANFHPGGKLGAMLKHISDLMRSGDAVPLKPLGTGMSDALVEMSAKGLGCVVIVDARGHVAGIVTDGDLRRKMRADLLSASVDEIMTANPRTVRREALASEALEILNSAKITTLIVTDGAKPVGILHMHDLLRAGVA, from the coding sequence ATGCCGAGATCGAAGCCGTTGACCGAAGCCCCTCCCGCCAACGCGGATATCCAGTCGGCGCTGCGTACCCTGGATGCCGGCAGCAACGGCATTGCTGCGATCGCGGCGGCGCTGCGCGGCCCGCTGGGCGCGGCGTTTGCGGCCGCGGTCGAGCTGATCCGGCAGGCCAAGGGCCGCGCCATCCTGACGGGTCTCGGCAAGTCCGGCCATGTCGCGCGCAAGATGGCCGCGACCCTGGCCTCGACCGGGACGCCTGCCTTCTTCGTCCATTCCGCCGAGGCCGGTCACGGCGATCTCGGCATGATCACCTCGGACGACGTCATCATCGCGCTGTCGTGGTCCGGCGAGCAGCCGGAGATGAAGACGCTGGTCAATTACGCCAAGCGTTTCGCGATTCCGCTGATCGCAATCACCTCCAACGCGCAATCCTCGCTCGGGCAGGCGGCGCGGACCGTGCTCGAGCTGCCGAAAGCACGCGAGGCCTGTCCGCACAATCTGGCGCCGACCACCTCGACCCTGATGCAGGCGGCGATCGGCGACGCGCTCGCGATCGCACTGCTCGAAGGCCGCGGCTTCACCGCGCTCGAGTTCGCCAATTTCCATCCGGGCGGCAAGCTCGGCGCGATGCTCAAGCACATCTCTGATCTGATGCGCTCGGGCGACGCGGTGCCGTTGAAGCCGCTCGGCACCGGCATGTCGGATGCGCTGGTCGAGATGTCGGCGAAGGGGCTCGGCTGCGTCGTCATCGTCGACGCCCGCGGCCATGTCGCCGGCATCGTCACCGACGGCGATCTCCGGCGGAAAATGCGCGCCGATCTGCTGTCGGCTTCGGTCGACGAGATCATGACCGCGAACCCGCGCACCGTCCGCCGCGAGGCGCTCGCCTCCGAGGCGCTGGAGATTCTCAACTCTGCCAAGATCACGACGCTGATCGTGACCGACGGCGCCAAGCCGGTCGGCATCCTGCACATGCATGATCTGTTGCGGGCAGGGGTGGCCTAG
- a CDS encoding nickel/cobalt transporter: protein MQLRPNVARPLLTCAAILAALLAADAASHVLLAKSPFGAPAEPQVGGIVGWLLAKQSEFYRQMSSAIRAAKDDGSAVWWLLAISFAYGIFHAAGPGHGKAVIASYLVANQETAKRGIVLSFASGLMQALVAVVIVGIGAVVLNATAATMCSAEKVVEIASYGLIALLGARLVWVKGAAFLRTLQPAAPALALAGAPATAVPQSAHGHGHDHEHRAHHDGHDHHGHDHRGHDHHGHDHHHHAHAHAVTHDHVHHDHVHLDHVHGDDCGCGHSHGPAPSELAGPGGWQRGFQAIFAAGIRPCSGAILVLVFALAQGLFWAGVAATFVMGLGTAVTVATIAVLAVAAKDVARRLSAGREGGGVLIMRGLEFAAAGLVLLFGAGLLLGYMAAERTTCF from the coding sequence ATGCAACTTCGCCCCAACGTCGCTCGCCCACTCCTGACCTGCGCAGCCATCCTCGCAGCGCTGCTGGCCGCGGACGCCGCCTCACACGTGCTGCTCGCCAAATCGCCGTTCGGTGCGCCGGCCGAGCCGCAGGTTGGCGGCATCGTCGGCTGGCTGCTCGCCAAGCAGTCGGAGTTCTATCGCCAGATGTCGTCAGCGATCCGCGCGGCCAAGGACGACGGCTCGGCGGTGTGGTGGCTGCTCGCGATCTCGTTCGCCTACGGCATCTTCCATGCCGCCGGGCCCGGCCACGGCAAGGCTGTGATCGCGTCCTATCTGGTCGCCAACCAGGAGACGGCGAAGCGCGGCATCGTGCTGTCGTTCGCGTCGGGCCTGATGCAGGCGCTGGTCGCGGTCGTCATCGTCGGCATTGGCGCCGTGGTGCTCAACGCCACGGCGGCGACGATGTGCAGCGCCGAGAAGGTGGTGGAGATCGCAAGCTACGGCCTGATCGCGCTGCTCGGCGCCCGCCTGGTCTGGGTCAAGGGCGCGGCGTTCCTGCGCACCCTCCAGCCGGCCGCGCCGGCGCTGGCGCTGGCCGGCGCGCCCGCGACCGCGGTGCCGCAGTCAGCCCATGGTCATGGCCATGACCACGAGCATCGCGCGCATCATGATGGTCATGATCACCACGGTCACGACCATCGTGGCCACGACCATCACGGCCATGATCATCATCACCATGCTCATGCGCATGCGGTGACGCATGATCACGTCCATCACGACCACGTCCACCTTGATCACGTTCATGGCGACGATTGCGGCTGCGGCCATTCCCACGGCCCGGCGCCGAGCGAGCTCGCCGGCCCCGGCGGCTGGCAGCGTGGCTTCCAGGCGATCTTCGCCGCCGGCATCCGACCCTGCTCGGGCGCGATCCTGGTGCTGGTGTTCGCCCTGGCGCAGGGCCTGTTCTGGGCCGGCGTCGCCGCGACCTTCGTCATGGGATTGGGCACCGCGGTCACGGTCGCGACCATCGCGGTGCTCGCCGTCGCCGCCAAGGACGTCGCGCGACGCTTGAGCGCCGGCCGCGAGGGCGGCGGCGTGCTGATCATGCGCGGCCTCGAATTCGCCGCCGCCGGCCTCGTGCTGCTGTTCGGCGCCGGCCTGCTGCTCGGCTACATGGCGGCGGAGCGGACGACCTGCTTCTGA
- the hemH gene encoding ferrochelatase — translation MTAAISLDNARPLDIKPLPVASTTRVGVLLVNLGTPDTADAAGVRVYLKEFLSDPRVIEDQGLLWKIILNGIILNVRPRKKARDYQSIWNTEKNESPLKTITRAQSEKLAADIADRSHVIVDWAMRYGNPSIKSGVDALMAKGCDRILVVPLYPQYSAATSATVCDEAFRVLTELRAQPTLRVTPPYYNDDFYIDALAVSIEDHLKTLPYKPELIVASFHGMPKEYVDKGDPYREQCVATTELLRKRLGMDDSKLLLTFQSRFGFSEWLQPYTDKTIEKLAKDGVKRIAVVMPGFSADCLETLEEISGENAEIFKHNGGEEFSAVPCLNDSAPGMTVLRQLVLRELQGWI, via the coding sequence ATGACCGCCGCCATCTCCCTCGACAATGCCAGGCCTCTTGATATCAAGCCGTTGCCGGTCGCGAGCACGACGCGTGTCGGCGTGCTGCTGGTCAATCTCGGCACGCCCGATACCGCTGATGCGGCCGGCGTGCGGGTCTATCTGAAGGAATTCCTCTCCGACCCGCGCGTCATCGAGGACCAGGGCCTGTTGTGGAAGATCATCCTCAACGGGATCATCCTCAACGTGCGGCCGCGCAAGAAGGCTAGGGATTACCAGTCGATCTGGAATACCGAGAAGAATGAATCGCCGCTCAAGACCATCACGCGCGCGCAGAGCGAGAAGCTCGCCGCTGATATCGCCGATCGCAGCCACGTCATCGTCGACTGGGCGATGCGCTACGGCAATCCCTCGATCAAGTCGGGTGTCGACGCCCTGATGGCCAAAGGCTGTGACCGCATCCTGGTCGTGCCGCTCTATCCGCAATATTCCGCGGCGACCTCGGCGACGGTGTGCGACGAGGCCTTCCGCGTGCTGACCGAGCTGCGCGCGCAGCCCACGCTGCGGGTGACGCCGCCCTATTACAACGACGATTTCTACATCGATGCGCTGGCGGTCTCGATCGAGGATCACCTTAAGACGCTGCCGTACAAGCCCGAGCTGATCGTGGCCTCGTTCCACGGCATGCCAAAGGAATATGTCGACAAGGGCGACCCCTACCGCGAGCAGTGCGTTGCCACCACCGAGCTGCTGCGCAAGCGGCTCGGCATGGACGACAGCAAGCTGCTGCTCACGTTCCAGTCGCGCTTCGGCTTCTCCGAGTGGCTGCAGCCCTATACCGACAAGACCATCGAGAAGCTCGCCAAGGACGGCGTCAAGCGCATCGCCGTGGTGATGCCGGGCTTTTCGGCCGACTGCCTGGAAACCCTGGAAGAGATCTCCGGGGAGAACGCCGAGATATTCAAGCACAATGGCGGCGAGGAATTCTCCGCCGTGCCCTGCCTCAACGACAGCGCGCCGGGGATGACCGTGCTGCGCCAGCTGGTGCTGCGCGAGCTGCAGGGCTGGATCTGA